CGCGGCGAGGATGGGACACTCGCGATTACCATGCCCATGGGGTCGGCGAAGCTCCCGGGCATCGCCGCGGGCGATATCGGTCACTGCGCCTACGGCGTCTTCAAAGGGGGCGCGAAGTACATCGGCGATACGGTGGGGATCGCGGGCGAGCACCTGAGCGGAGCGGAGATGGCGCAAGCACTGTCCAGGGCGCTCGGCCAGGAAGTACGCTACAACGACGTACCTCCCGAGGTGTACCGCGGATTCGGGTTTCCCGGCGCCGAAGACCTCGGCAACATGTTCCAGTTCAAGCGCGATTTCAATACCGACTTCTGCGCCGCACGGAACCTCGATGTCGCCCGGGCACTCTACCCCGGGTTGCAGTCTTTCGAGACCTGGCTGGCCCGCAACGCAGACCGGATACCCATCGAATAGCGGTCCACCCCACGATGTGGCGCGGCGAGCGGCTCGGTGTTCGCATGAACCCAACTCAATCTCTGGTTTGTTGTTCGCGTCGACACCTTGGTGCCGCAGCTCGGAGGAGAAGAACGGGAAATTCTGCTCCGAAATCGTCGAAATCAACTCAATTTCATAGAGTTAAGTCGGAATCCCAGTCTCTGGCATGAGACCTGCACTATCTCGGGTAACGGGGGGCGACAGACCCTCTCGATCCGGGGTATGCCATTGCAGGAGCAATACGATGACGATTGCCGCTGACAGTCTCGCCAACAACCGGTCCGGCTCCGCGGAAGCCGTCCTGTCACAAGTTCCTCGATCCGATCGGGATACGGTCGTATCGCCTGCGCTCTGTGAACAGCTCTTCCGGGGCCTCAGTGAAGACGACATTTCGGCGATCACCGAACGGGTGATCCGGCGTTCCTTTCCTCGCAACACGACCGTGCTCTACGAGGATGAGGAAACCGACGCCCTCTATATCATCCTCAAGGGCAAGGTGAAGGTCACCAAACGCTCCGTCAACGGCAAGGAGGCGGTCATCACGATCCTTTCGGCCGGTGACTACTTCGGCGAAATGGCGCTGATCGACGAGGGACACCGTTCGTCCAACGTCGTCACCAAGGAGAAGTGCGAGATCTGTTTCGTCCGCAGGTGTGACGTCTACCCTGTGCTCATGCGCAACCCCCGCTTCATGATGAACCTGATGCTGGGTCTCTCCCGCCGCCTGAGAGAGGCTTCGTCGAAAATCGCCTGTCTGGCCATGGAGGACGTCTACGGGCGTATCGCCCAGCTCCTGCGTGAGTCCGCGGTAGAACAGGGCGGAACGCGGGTGATCCAGGAAAAACTCAGTCGCCAGGAGATCGCGGACCGGGTCGGTTCCTCCCGGGAGATGGCCAGCCGGATCGTCAACGATCTCCTGAGGGGCGGATACATCAGCGAGGAAGGGGGCAAGATCCGGATCAATCGGAAACTGCCGAACCGCTGGTAGTCAAACCGGACGGCGTGTGCCGCAACCGTGGACCGCATTCCCGACGGGCAGGACGGATCCCTTTGTATCTTCAGAGGACCTGATCTCGGCCCCGCGGTTTTCTTGTAAGGGCCTGGCGAAAAACCTCGGGAATTCAATCGGAAGCAAGCCGACTGCGGCGATTCTGCCGAGCAGCCTTTGGCGGCGGCTTGGATTTTACGAAGATACCGGTTTCGGTGCGCCGGGTGCGCCGAGCCTCAAGATTGTCCTGCCGAAAGGGCCGAAGTCGATGCCGCAAATCCAGTTGCCGATCTTCCCCGAGGGCGTCACCCCCATTACCGCCGTGCTGGCGTTCGGCAAACGGGATGGACGCGTGACCTACTTCAACGGCAGCATGCCGGTATTCGTTCATGACGGTGGAACCGCTGCGCTTGTTCCACCCTACGCAATGTCATGACTCACCGAAAGCACGGAAAAACCGTAGGTCGGATCAAGCGAAGCGGATCCGGCATGCTACTGGTGCTGAAACTGGGCTCGACGTAGATTCCGCAAAGTCAGGTCATCCGATCTTGATTCCCTGGTGCGACGCCCCTGCCCCTTTCGAGGTGTTCGCGCACCGCAACCGCGTTGATTCAGCGCCTGCGGTCCCTGCGCCGACGGGCCGCCCGTGACTGCATCGCCGGGACGAGTGCGGCATAGTCGATCTCATCGGTGCGCCTTCCGCCTTCGGTAGCGGTGTCGATGAGGTCGTGAACATCCGCCACGCCTGCGGCATCCGGAGGCGACGGACCAAGCGAAGCCTGAAGACCGAGTAGCCCGCCGTACTGTATCTTCTGGTAGATGTTATGCGGTGTGGTAGCCAGGTCGTCCGCCATTCCGAAGGCGGGCAGCCCGGCCGATTTGAGGTGTTCATGAACCCGGTCGCAGACTTCGAGCGCGGTTTCCGATCCGCAGTGGATCTGCGGTGTATTACGCACCGTCACCGGGTTCGCGAGGCTGCAACCGAACTCCCCGGTGATGAGCGGGTTCTGGAACGGACACTTGGGGGCCGGCATGGGTTCTGTCAGCTTCCGTATCGATTACCGTTTCCGGCGATTGTCGAGTCGGTTTCGCAGGCGAGACGGACGTTTCGCGCTCAGGCGATTTCTGTCGAATGACATACCATCCTGCTTGTCTTTTCGTCCGTCCTCTGGGTTGCGACAACCGTTCCATCGTTCGACGATGCGCCTGCTGTCGCGCCTCGATGACGAACGATCCCGGCGCGGCGCTGTCCCTGCTTTGCTTGGGCACCGGTCTTGGGCTTCCTGCCCAAGCCGTTCACTGCTTCGCAGCTCACCCGGCGCGATCTGGTATGCCATTGTCCGGCAATCGCCTAAGTAAACCCTTTCGCCCGCAAGTACCCTCTTGGCGCTTTGCAGTATCATGGGAAGCCCTCTTTCCGTCAATAACAAAGACCGCTCACACTTCACACTTCATGTCCCTGGATCTCGTTGTCCCCGTATCGCCGCAGTCGGGCAGCGGCCTGCGCTACGCTCAGCCCCCTCAGCGGATCGCCCGCCAGTTGACGAGAGGTTTCGTCGACCGGTTCCTCCGTCGACTCATCAGTCGGCCGGACCATTTCATCTTCGCCCCGTCCTCCGAGCCGTTGTGCCGTCGTGATCGCCAGAATACGGGTCACGGCGATGCCATTGACCCGCCCAGCCGCATCAGAGCCAGCGCTTCCGCTTGAGCACGAGATAAGGCACCACGGCCGTGGCCGCCATGGCCAGCAGCGCCACGGGGTATCCCCAGGAACTCGCCAGTTCGGGCATGTGGTCGAAATTCATGCCGTAGATGCTGCCTATCAGCGTGGGCGGCAGGAATACCAAGGCCACCACGGAGAGGATCTTGCTGATCCGGTTGTCAACCAGGTTCAGTCGGGTCATCACGAAATCCATTAGAAAATCCAGCTTATGCGACAGGAATCCCGAGTGTCTCAACAGGGAATCGACGTCCCGGCGCACCGCATCGAGACGGTGTTGCAGCGGATCGGGCGTCGCCTCTTCCTGATCGAGCGCCGCCAGCACCAGGTCCAGATCCATCAGCGAGAAGCGCGCCTTGTTGTTGTCCGAACCCATCCGCGAAACGTGACCCAACTCGGTTTCGAGTTCTGCAAGTCCCGTGTTCTTTGGGATGGGCCAGTGGGTTTCCGCCTCCGAATAAACAGACTCGAGGCGGTCGGCGAGCAGATCCAGCTGGATTTCTACCAGCCTCAGAAAAACACCGATGGGTCCGTCCGCACCGACCCCGAGTTTGCGTTGCCGGCCCAGTAGATCGAAGCTCTCGCTGGGCTCGGCGCGCAGGCTGATCAGGCACCCGTCGGAGAGGATGAATCCCGCCGAATGCGATTCCAGGCCCGCCCCCCGGGGCTCCAGCAGCCAGGTGCGTAGATGTATTCCGTTCTCGTCCACGAAAAAGCGCGACGTCGCCTGAATCTCCCGAAGTTCGTCCATACCGGGAAGTTTCACGCCGCGCGCCTGCTCGATGCGCGATCTGTCCTCGGGGCCGGGGTTGATGAGATCCAGCCAGTACCGTTCCTCGCTGTCCGGGCCCACGCTGGCGGCGTCGACCTTCTCGAGACAGCCCGGGGTGATACGGTAAACATTCAGCACGACATTTTCTCCTGTCCGAGCGCGTCCTTTCGATCGATCACAAACACTGTCGCAGAGCGCGGTTTTCTCCCGCCCGTCTCCCTTGCCCCAGCCGGGGCCGATTACCCGCCTGGTCAGCTCGCCTGCGCTCGCGACGAATCCCGGTCCCGACAGGCTCCTAGTACATCCGGTGCCGGAAAAGCCACCCCGCCATTGCCAGGGAGACCAGGCCGATGATGGCCATGGGCCAGTACTGATGCTGCAGCAGGGCGTAGCCATCGCCCTCCAGGAACACCCCGCGCACGACGACGAGAAAGTAGCGCAGGGGATCCAGGTAGGTGAGGTATTGCACCGCCTCGGGCATGTTGGCGATGGGCGTGGCGAACCCGGACAGGATCACCGCCGGCACCAGGAACAGAAAGGCCCCGAGCACCGCCTGTTGCTGGGTCACACAGATCGCGGAGATCATCAGCCCGATGCCTACCGCCGACAGCAGAAAGAGGAACAGTCCCAGATACAGCGCTCCTATACTGCCACGCAACGGCACATCGAACCAGTACGCCGCCAGCAGGATAATGAAACTCGCCTCGAGCACCCCGATCGCGATCCCGGGCACGGCCTTTCCAATGAGGATCTCCACCGGACGCAGGGGGGTGACCAGCAGCTGGTCGAAGGTGCCCTGCTCCCGTTCCCTCGCGACCGACAGGGCAGTGACGATCAATGTCACGACCAGGGTCAGCAGGCCCACGATACCGGGCACGATGAACCAGCGCGAGCGCAGGTTCTCGTTGTACCAGGCGCGCACATCAAGCACCGCGGGCGGGCTGCCGATACCCGTCCGCCCGGCGCGATCCCGGTTGTAATCCATGACGATGCCACGCAGGTAATTCACCGCGATCAGGGCGGTGTTGGAATTTCGACCGTCCAGGATGGCCTGCACCGCGACGCTTCGGCCCTGTTCCAGATCGGCACTGAAGCGCTGACCGAGATGCAGCACCAGCAACGCCTCGCGGCGATCGATCAGGGGCGCGATGTCCGCGTCCCGGTCCAGTTCGGCGACCAGGTCGAAATGCGGCGAGCCGACGACGCGGCTGATCAGTTCCCGACCCGCGCCGCCGCCGTCCTCGTTGTAGACGGCTACCGGCACGTTGTCCAGGTCGAAGGTCGCTGCGTAGCCGAACACGAGGAGTTGCGCGATGGGCGGACCGATCAGCACGATTCGGCTGCGCTTGTCCAGCAGAAGGGCGAGGAACTCCTTGACCGCCAGGGCGAGAATACTTTGAAGGCTGTGGGTCCAGTGCATTGGAGGGAACTTCCGTTTCAGGCGATGCAATCCCGCGGATCAGTCCAGGCGCTGGTGCGTCTTCTTGCTCACCAGCGCGCCGAAGATAACCAGCAGGACGAAAAGCGCCGCGATGTTCCGCCACAGGATGGGCCAGACGTCACCGGCCAGGAACAGGGTCTGAAGGATGGTGACGAAATAACGGGCCGGCACGACGTGGGTCAGCACCTGGATCGGCGCCGGCATGGAACCGATATCGAAGATGAAACCCGACAGGATGAACGCGGGCAGGAAGGTGACGACGATGGCGATCTGTCCCGCGACGAACTGGTTTTTGGAAACGATGGAGATCAGTAGCCCCACCGCCAGGCTCACCAGCATAAAGACAGCGCCGCTGAGCGCCAGCACCCAGAACGAGCCCCTCAACGGCACGTCGAACTGCCAGACGGCCAGGGCGACGGTGAACAGCATGCCGCCCATGCCGAGCACGAAATACGGGATCAGCTTGCCTGCGAGTAACTCGCCGGTGCGCAAGGGGGTGACCATCATCGCCTCCATGGTGCCGCGTTCCCATTCGCGGGCGATTACCATGGCGGTGAGCAGGGAACCGATCAGGGTCATGATGATGGCGATCAGTCCCGGTACCAGGAACAACCGGCTGGTGACAGCCTGGTTGAACCAGACCCGGTGCTCGATCTCCACCGGCATGCCGAGGGGCTTGCCCCGGGCCCGTGCGTAGCGCGTCAGCCAGCCCTGCCAGACCCCCTGGATGTAGCCCTGGGTGAGATTGGCCTGATTGGAATCCACCCCGTTCAGCCGTACCGCGATGGGGGCCTCGTCTCCGGTGAACAGACGGCGGGCAAAGTTGTTTCGCAGCCAGACGATGCCGTCGATGTCACGTCGCGCCAGGGCCGTCTCGGCCGCCTGGATTTGGCGGTAATAGCGGGGGATGAAGTACCTGGAATGCTCGAAGGACCCGGCCAGTGACTGGGTCGCCGCATCCGCCTGCTCGATCACAATCCCGAGGGGAATGCCCCGCGCGTCCAGCGAGACCCCGTAACCGAACAGGAACAGCAACACCACCGGCAGCACGAAGGCGATGGCGATGCTGGAGGGGTCGCGCAGGATCTGCAGGCTCTCCTTGCGCACCATGCCGCGCAGGCGCAGCCGGGTCGCCTGCCGGGCGTTCACGCCAGGGCCTCGCGATGTTCGATCAGTTGAATGAAGGCATCCTCCATGGTCGGGTCCGGGCGCTCGGCGGTACGCGCCCTGTCCCTCATCTCCCTCGGGGTCCCCTCGGCGAGGACCGCGCCCTCGGCCATGATCGCAAGTCGGTCGCAGAAATTGGCTTCCTCCATGAAGTGGGTCGTGACCAGTATCGTGACCCCGGCCTCGGCCAGGGCGGTGGTGCGCGCCCAGAACTCGCGGCGGGCCAGCGGGTCGACGCCCGAGGTCGGCTCGTCCAGGAACAGGATGTCCGGGTCGTGCATCAGGGCCGCGGCGAAGGACAGGCGCTGCTTGTAGCCCAGCGGCAGGTCACTGGCGTTGACGTCGGCGTATGCCGATAACTCGAAGGTCTCCAGCGCCCAGTCCAGCCGCTGAGCCCGCCGATGTCCTCGCAGACCATAGGCGCTTGAGAAAAAACGCAGGTTCTGCATCACAGTGAGGTTGGTGTACAGAGAGAACCTCTGCGCCATATAGCCGATTCTCGCGCGCGCCCGGGCGGCGGCATGGCGCAGGTCGCGCCCAGCCACCGAGAGGCGTCCACCCGAGGCCGGCAGCAGGCCGCATAGCATCCGGAAGGTGGTGGACTTGCCCGCCCCGTTGGCCCCGAGCAGCCCGAAGATCTCGCCCTTGCGCACCGTGAAGCTGATGCTCCTGACCGCGACGAAATCCCCGAACCGGCGCTCCAGGTCCTGCACCCGGATGACTTCCGCGTCGCCACCAGCGTGATGCCGGATGCCGATACCCGACCGATCGGCGCGATCCGGGACGGTCTTGAGGCGGGCGATGAAGGCGTCCTCGAAGCGTGGGGCCACCGGTTCGACGCGTGCGTCACCGACACCGGGCAGCAGGACGCCGGGGTCCGGGGTCTGTGTCGTGCGGGTCACCAGGCGCACCCCGTCCTCGGAGATCATCGCATCCAGACTGGCCGCCGCACGACTCAGGCGTACCTGCAGCGCGCGGGGCGCCATAGCCGGGGCGCTCACCTCCCAGGTCCGGCCCCGTACCGAGGCGGCATAGGCGGCCGGGGAATCGTGGCCGAGGATCCGGCCCTGGTGAAGCAAGACCACTTCGTCGCAGCGCTCGGCCTCGTCCAGGTACGCCGTGCTCAACAGCACGCTCATACCGCTCTCACTAACCTGGCGGTAGACGATCTGCCACAGTTCACGGCGCGACACCGGGTCCACGCCGACGGTCGGTTCGTCCAGCAGCAAC
This Gammaproteobacteria bacterium DNA region includes the following protein-coding sequences:
- a CDS encoding Crp/Fnr family transcriptional regulator, producing the protein MTIAADSLANNRSGSAEAVLSQVPRSDRDTVVSPALCEQLFRGLSEDDISAITERVIRRSFPRNTTVLYEDEETDALYIILKGKVKVTKRSVNGKEAVITILSAGDYFGEMALIDEGHRSSNVVTKEKCEICFVRRCDVYPVLMRNPRFMMNLMLGLSRRLREASSKIACLAMEDVYGRIAQLLRESAVEQGGTRVIQEKLSRQEIADRVGSSREMASRIVNDLLRGGYISEEGGKIRINRKLPNRW
- a CDS encoding ABC transporter permease, with the protein product MVRKESLQILRDPSSIAIAFVLPVVLLFLFGYGVSLDARGIPLGIVIEQADAATQSLAGSFEHSRYFIPRYYRQIQAAETALARRDIDGIVWLRNNFARRLFTGDEAPIAVRLNGVDSNQANLTQGYIQGVWQGWLTRYARARGKPLGMPVEIEHRVWFNQAVTSRLFLVPGLIAIIMTLIGSLLTAMVIAREWERGTMEAMMVTPLRTGELLAGKLIPYFVLGMGGMLFTVALAVWQFDVPLRGSFWVLALSGAVFMLVSLAVGLLISIVSKNQFVAGQIAIVVTFLPAFILSGFIFDIGSMPAPIQVLTHVVPARYFVTILQTLFLAGDVWPILWRNIAALFVLLVIFGALVSKKTHQRLD
- a CDS encoding ATP-binding cassette domain-containing protein; this translates as MAEAVIAATGLSKRFQSGKRRITALEDVDLNVPPGRVTGLIGPDGAGKTTLMRLACGLLAADAGEIRVLGLNAATDAGTIQARVGYMPQRFGLYEDLSVQENLDLYADLQGVEPADRPARYEDLMRLTGLGPFTGRLAGRLSGGMKQKLGLACALVRQPPLLLLDEPTVGVDPVSRRELWQIVYRQVSESGMSVLLSTAYLDEAERCDEVVLLHQGRILGHDSPAAYAASVRGRTWEVSAPAMAPRALQVRLSRAAASLDAMISEDGVRLVTRTTQTPDPGVLLPGVGDARVEPVAPRFEDAFIARLKTVPDRADRSGIGIRHHAGGDAEVIRVQDLERRFGDFVAVRSISFTVRKGEIFGLLGANGAGKSTTFRMLCGLLPASGGRLSVAGRDLRHAAARARARIGYMAQRFSLYTNLTVMQNLRFFSSAYGLRGHRRAQRLDWALETFELSAYADVNASDLPLGYKQRLSFAAALMHDPDILFLDEPTSGVDPLARREFWARTTALAEAGVTILVTTHFMEEANFCDRLAIMAEGAVLAEGTPREMRDRARTAERPDPTMEDAFIQLIEHREALA
- a CDS encoding ABC transporter permease: MHWTHSLQSILALAVKEFLALLLDKRSRIVLIGPPIAQLLVFGYAATFDLDNVPVAVYNEDGGGAGRELISRVVGSPHFDLVAELDRDADIAPLIDRREALLVLHLGQRFSADLEQGRSVAVQAILDGRNSNTALIAVNYLRGIVMDYNRDRAGRTGIGSPPAVLDVRAWYNENLRSRWFIVPGIVGLLTLVVTLIVTALSVAREREQGTFDQLLVTPLRPVEILIGKAVPGIAIGVLEASFIILLAAYWFDVPLRGSIGALYLGLFLFLLSAVGIGLMISAICVTQQQAVLGAFLFLVPAVILSGFATPIANMPEAVQYLTYLDPLRYFLVVVRGVFLEGDGYALLQHQYWPMAIIGLVSLAMAGWLFRHRMY